A window from Aerococcus sp. Group 1 encodes these proteins:
- a CDS encoding amidohydrolase family protein — protein sequence MKKKFTNAVIYKQADANEFMVEDGKFTAFGKDLGEADEVIDLGGKLVIPPYVDSHLHLDYYFTGKADNSENATGTLYEGIARWSHIKLGQSKKEAKERMYQAVRDVMSYGTQYIRAQTDCTDPELKNIEAMLEVRDELKDKVTIQVVAFPQEGVFAYKDGNGQGLELMEEALKMGADVLGGIPHFEWSRELGEKSIHKIVELAMKYDKLIDVHCDETDDPESRFVQLLNALVLTEGYGPKTTASHTCSLGSADDAYFFRLMQLFQQSKMNFTSQPTENMYLQGRSDSYPKRRGLTRVAEFFHNDINVSFGQDSIVDPWYPAGNGNMMNILDNGIHAAQIMSDEDFERVLDLITYNGAKTLHIEDQYGLAADKPANFIVLDAPSPFEAVRNRVECLASVRNGEYLFKKKPREFEIGLDI from the coding sequence ATGAAGAAAAAATTTACTAATGCAGTAATTTATAAGCAAGCAGATGCCAATGAATTTATGGTTGAAGACGGTAAATTTACTGCTTTTGGTAAGGATTTAGGTGAAGCGGATGAAGTCATTGACTTAGGGGGCAAGTTAGTTATCCCTCCTTATGTGGATTCTCACCTGCATTTAGACTACTATTTCACCGGGAAAGCAGATAACTCTGAAAATGCGACCGGGACCCTCTATGAAGGGATTGCTCGCTGGTCTCACATTAAACTAGGACAAAGTAAAAAAGAAGCTAAGGAACGGATGTACCAAGCTGTTCGCGATGTGATGTCTTATGGTACCCAATATATTCGTGCCCAAACCGACTGTACCGATCCTGAACTAAAAAATATCGAAGCCATGTTGGAAGTCCGTGATGAATTAAAAGATAAGGTCACTATTCAAGTGGTTGCCTTCCCTCAAGAAGGGGTCTTTGCCTATAAAGATGGTAATGGTCAAGGCCTAGAATTGATGGAAGAAGCCTTGAAAATGGGGGCCGATGTTTTAGGTGGGATTCCTCACTTTGAATGGTCTAGAGAACTCGGGGAAAAATCCATCCACAAAATTGTGGAATTGGCTATGAAATATGACAAGTTAATTGACGTTCACTGTGATGAGACGGATGATCCTGAATCTCGCTTCGTTCAATTACTCAATGCCTTGGTCTTAACAGAAGGTTATGGACCAAAAACAACGGCTAGCCATACCTGCTCCCTAGGCTCAGCGGATGATGCTTATTTCTTCCGTCTCATGCAACTCTTCCAACAATCGAAGATGAACTTCACCTCCCAACCAACGGAAAATATGTACCTTCAAGGTCGGTCAGACTCTTATCCAAAACGTCGTGGCTTAACCCGGGTAGCGGAATTCTTCCACAATGATATTAATGTTTCCTTTGGGCAAGACTCCATTGTCGATCCCTGGTATCCAGCAGGAAATGGGAATATGATGAACATTTTAGATAATGGAATCCACGCCGCTCAAATCATGTCTGACGAAGACTTTGAACGGGTCTTGGATTTAATTACCTATAATGGAGCTAAAACTCTCCATATCGAAGACCAATATGGCCTAGCAGCTGATAAACCAGCTAACTTCATCGTTTTAGATGCACCAAGTCCATTTGAAGCGGTTCGTAACCGGGTAGAATGCCTGGCTTCGGTTCGCAACGGGGAATACCTCTTCAAGAAGAAACCACGTGAATTTGAAATTGGCTTAGACATTTAA
- a CDS encoding NADH-dependent flavin oxidoreductase, whose product MKQALNPKYQALFQPITLPNGIELANRFSLNPLTTNSSTREGFVTDEDINYAKRRSQSAPLQVTTAAYIEDYAQLFEFGPSVRDDRFIEGLSRLAKAMKKDGAKAILQLTHAGRFAKATLKDYHVVYGPSYMHLKSPVEHDVLAMSQRKIDHVIQQYKEATRRAIEAGFDGVEISNAQRLLPQQFFSPFSNQREDHYGPQNLENRARFGVEATQAIQEAIDESGVKNFILGFRGTPEETRGNKVGYSVDEFNDYFDRLLDVADIQYYAIASWGHDIYLEKVRSEKHQGEYVNQVVKDHINGRVPVIATGGINSPDKALAALEHADMVGLSSVFVTEPDFVTKLAQGQEETIDISLHPEDLADLAIPQGAFKDLVEFMDYGGSLPQNTRQDLRQLNQQDTTSYFKDYQ is encoded by the coding sequence ATGAAGCAAGCATTGAACCCAAAATACCAAGCCTTATTCCAGCCAATCACCTTGCCCAATGGGATTGAATTGGCTAACCGCTTTTCTTTGAATCCCTTGACGACTAACTCGTCAACTCGAGAGGGCTTTGTAACCGATGAAGACATCAATTACGCCAAAAGACGTAGCCAGTCTGCCCCCTTACAGGTCACCACGGCAGCCTATATTGAAGACTATGCCCAATTGTTTGAATTTGGCCCCAGTGTCCGCGATGACCGTTTTATTGAAGGCTTAAGTCGACTAGCCAAGGCCATGAAAAAAGACGGCGCCAAGGCTATCCTCCAACTGACCCACGCTGGACGTTTTGCTAAGGCCACCCTAAAAGACTACCATGTCGTCTACGGACCTAGCTACATGCATCTCAAGAGTCCAGTCGAACATGATGTCTTAGCCATGAGTCAGCGTAAAATTGACCATGTCATCCAACAATATAAGGAAGCCACTAGGCGGGCCATTGAAGCTGGTTTTGATGGGGTAGAAATTTCTAATGCCCAACGGCTCCTCCCCCAACAATTCTTCTCTCCCTTCTCTAACCAAAGAGAGGACCACTATGGCCCTCAAAATCTAGAAAACCGGGCCCGTTTTGGAGTTGAGGCCACCCAAGCCATTCAAGAGGCGATTGATGAATCCGGGGTGAAGAACTTTATCCTGGGCTTCCGCGGCACCCCAGAAGAAACCCGGGGTAATAAAGTTGGCTATAGTGTCGATGAATTTAATGACTATTTCGACCGTCTCCTAGATGTTGCCGATATCCAATACTATGCTATTGCTAGCTGGGGCCACGACATTTACCTAGAAAAAGTTCGCAGTGAAAAGCACCAAGGCGAGTATGTCAATCAAGTGGTTAAAGACCATATCAATGGACGAGTGCCCGTCATTGCTACCGGAGGCATTAATTCTCCCGACAAGGCCTTAGCAGCCCTCGAACATGCCGATATGGTGGGGCTCTCTTCTGTATTTGTTACAGAACCTGACTTCGTAACTAAATTGGCCCAAGGTCAAGAAGAAACCATCGATATTAGCCTCCACCCCGAAGACTTGGCTGACCTGGCTATTCCCCAAGGAGCCTTTAAAGACTTAGTTGAATTTATGGACTATGGTGGCTCCTTGCCACAAAACACCCGCCAAGACCTCCGCCAATTAAATCAACAAGACACCACCTCATACTTTAAGGATTACCAATAA
- a CDS encoding LLM class flavin-dependent oxidoreductase, which translates to MKVSVLDYAVIDEGETASQALAHTIQLAQKAEALGYQRFWMAEHHNVPAFASSSPEVIMMQLLNHTQRIRIGSGGIMLPHYSPYKVVENFKVMEAYFPGRIDLGVGNNMGTPIVRKALERAGDKIPSYEEDLRQVYNYLTQTDNSQTKILANPQVEALPAMWLLSTSVRRAKWAAEAGCAYVYGIFPYAREDALEVGRQAIATYRKHFKPSQLLQEPKAMFSAFVAAADQEEEAEDLTRSLDLWLLGQDQFSYYQRMPSVKTAKATEITSSMAGKIKSNRSRMLHGKASQVASQLKDWINYLDADEALIMPLVPGIDKRMQTLELLAHYLGIK; encoded by the coding sequence GTGAAAGTAAGTGTTTTAGATTATGCAGTGATTGATGAAGGCGAAACAGCCAGCCAGGCCTTAGCCCATACGATTCAGTTAGCTCAAAAGGCGGAAGCCTTGGGTTACCAGCGCTTTTGGATGGCTGAACACCATAATGTTCCTGCCTTTGCCTCTTCTAGTCCTGAAGTCATTATGATGCAGTTGCTTAACCATACCCAGCGTATCCGGATTGGTTCGGGAGGTATCATGTTGCCCCATTACAGCCCCTACAAGGTGGTGGAAAACTTTAAGGTGATGGAGGCTTATTTTCCAGGGCGGATTGACTTAGGCGTTGGCAATAACATGGGGACACCAATCGTCAGGAAGGCACTGGAACGGGCTGGCGACAAGATTCCTTCTTATGAAGAGGACTTGAGACAAGTCTATAACTATCTCACCCAAACCGATAATAGTCAAACTAAAATTTTAGCCAACCCCCAAGTGGAAGCTTTACCAGCAATGTGGCTCTTATCCACTAGTGTTCGCCGGGCTAAGTGGGCCGCTGAAGCAGGCTGCGCCTATGTTTATGGGATTTTCCCCTATGCCAGAGAAGATGCCCTTGAAGTGGGGCGTCAAGCCATTGCCACTTACCGCAAACATTTTAAACCCTCACAATTATTACAGGAACCTAAGGCCATGTTTTCAGCCTTTGTAGCGGCCGCTGACCAAGAAGAAGAGGCGGAAGACTTGACCCGGTCGCTGGATTTATGGCTTTTAGGTCAAGATCAATTTTCTTACTATCAACGGATGCCATCCGTCAAAACGGCCAAAGCAACCGAAATCACCAGTTCTATGGCTGGAAAAATTAAGAGTAACCGTAGTCGGATGCTCCATGGCAAGGCCAGCCAAGTAGCCAGCCAGCTGAAGGACTGGATCAATTACTTAGATGCCGACGAAGCTCTGATTATGCCCCTAGTTCCAGGAATTGACAAGCGAATGCAGACACTTGAACTTCTGGCTCACTATTTGGGGATCAAGTAG
- a CDS encoding mechanosensitive ion channel, whose protein sequence is MDFLHTLLDPIIAAVPNILGTILLILIAWIIAVIVRKLIVKGLRAIHADRTFQKWGVAKNESDAKGVIKTVASVGYYLVFVFFLPAILNGLNIGGVLEPITNMFDKFFAFIPNIIGSGLILVLAFYLCGFVRDLVQGLLEKVDIDGWMNKLVNKSEGAVGETVKDQVDAAPSGNKLAKVGATIVYVLLFIPLLTAALEVLGIESISRPIINVLNMMLAAIPNILVAAILIAVGGLVSKLVGDLIENLLEAANINKYTKYLNASGDVNVKLSAIVANIVKAVIVIFFFVEALNVLQLEVLNTIGAAIIAYLPLVLSAVIILILGVVGGNLLSQFLKESTGSNILANIVQYGLIALAIFMALDQLQFAQTIVNTGFMFIVGGAAVAFALAFGLGGRDFAKKQLEHLDRKLHEGEEDKKDQDGDHSQF, encoded by the coding sequence ATGGATTTCTTACATACTTTATTAGATCCAATTATCGCAGCAGTTCCTAATATCCTAGGGACTATTCTCTTAATCCTTATTGCCTGGATTATTGCGGTAATTGTACGTAAATTGATTGTCAAAGGCCTGCGTGCCATTCACGCTGACCGCACTTTCCAAAAATGGGGAGTAGCCAAGAATGAATCAGATGCCAAGGGTGTTATTAAAACAGTAGCCAGTGTCGGTTATTACTTGGTTTTTGTATTCTTCTTACCAGCGATTTTAAACGGTTTAAATATCGGTGGCGTGCTCGAACCAATCACCAATATGTTCGATAAGTTCTTTGCTTTCATTCCAAATATTATTGGTTCTGGACTTATCTTGGTATTGGCTTTCTACCTCTGTGGATTTGTCCGCGACTTGGTACAAGGCCTGCTCGAAAAGGTTGATATCGATGGCTGGATGAATAAACTGGTTAACAAATCTGAAGGTGCCGTTGGTGAAACGGTTAAAGACCAAGTGGACGCTGCACCAAGTGGCAATAAATTAGCCAAAGTTGGCGCAACCATTGTTTATGTTCTACTCTTCATCCCACTATTAACCGCTGCTTTAGAAGTTTTAGGCATTGAATCGATTAGCCGTCCAATTATTAATGTTTTAAATATGATGTTAGCGGCTATTCCAAATATCTTGGTAGCAGCGATCTTAATTGCTGTGGGTGGCCTAGTTTCTAAGTTAGTTGGTGATTTGATCGAAAACTTACTGGAAGCAGCTAATATCAATAAGTATACCAAGTATCTCAATGCTAGTGGCGATGTCAACGTGAAATTATCAGCGATCGTAGCCAACATCGTTAAAGCAGTCATTGTTATCTTCTTCTTCGTTGAAGCTCTCAACGTCCTTCAATTAGAAGTCTTAAATACCATTGGTGCTGCAATTATTGCTTACCTACCATTAGTATTATCCGCTGTGATCATTCTTATCTTAGGGGTTGTTGGTGGAAATCTCTTATCCCAATTCCTCAAAGAATCAACCGGATCAAATATTTTAGCTAATATTGTTCAATATGGTTTAATTGCTCTGGCTATCTTCATGGCTCTTGACCAATTACAATTTGCCCAAACTATTGTTAACACTGGGTTCATGTTCATTGTTGGTGGAGCTGCAGTTGCCTTTGCCTTAGCCTTTGGTTTAGGTGGACGTGACTTTGCTAAGAAGCAATTAGAACACCTTGATCGTAAATTACATGAGGGTGAAGAAGACAAGAAGGACCAAGATGGTGACCACTCTCAATTCTAA
- a CDS encoding glycine cleavage system protein H gives MTKRGNYLFVEKNGDLYTVSMTPELQDDIGTVGYAEFAQEDQVEKDDALLNIEASKTVMEIQSPLKGSVVERHTEVVDQPSLLNSAKSEENWIVRLKDVDPAEFDALEEA, from the coding sequence ATGACAAAACGTGGAAATTACTTATTTGTAGAAAAAAATGGCGATCTTTATACGGTATCCATGACTCCTGAACTACAAGATGATATCGGTACAGTGGGCTATGCTGAATTTGCTCAAGAAGACCAAGTTGAAAAAGATGATGCCTTGTTAAATATTGAAGCATCAAAAACTGTGATGGAAATCCAATCCCCGCTCAAGGGAAGCGTGGTTGAACGCCATACTGAAGTGGTTGACCAACCATCCTTATTGAATTCTGCTAAAAGCGAAGAAAACTGGATTGTTCGCTTAAAAGATGTCGACCCAGCTGAATTTGACGCTTTAGAAGAAGCCTAG
- a CDS encoding protein-ADP-ribose hydrolase — translation MISEELLRQMIDYLEAERRDKYYLRRKVEGRADYGDYSLHDKWRALINTRPAWPISEAYLDLEDDYLKCWRDQEGTVSLDQLEPALDQIYLWQGDICRLAVDGIINAANSFLLGCFIPNHKCIDNIIQTRAGVRLRLELNNIMEDQGHNEPVGKVKTTSAYHLPAKYILHTVGPRIESDRVSPIRQNLLKQSYLSCLKEADRLGLTSLAFPCISTGEFHFPNDLAAQIAFNTVRDYLKKSGSSLQVIFNVYLDQDLHLYQDLIDRVEGEE, via the coding sequence TTGATATCAGAAGAATTGCTAAGGCAAATGATTGATTATTTAGAAGCCGAGCGAAGGGATAAGTACTATCTCAGAAGGAAGGTTGAAGGCAGAGCTGACTATGGAGATTATTCCTTGCATGACAAGTGGCGGGCCCTGATTAATACCCGTCCCGCCTGGCCAATTAGTGAAGCTTACCTGGACTTAGAAGATGACTATTTAAAGTGCTGGCGTGACCAAGAAGGGACCGTTAGCCTGGACCAATTAGAGCCAGCTCTAGACCAGATTTATCTATGGCAGGGCGATATCTGTCGGTTAGCAGTTGATGGGATTATCAATGCAGCGAATTCCTTTCTATTAGGGTGTTTTATCCCTAATCACAAGTGCATTGATAATATCATCCAAACCCGCGCCGGTGTTCGTCTGCGCCTAGAGCTGAACAATATCATGGAAGACCAGGGCCACAATGAGCCGGTAGGCAAGGTCAAGACAACATCGGCTTACCACTTGCCGGCTAAGTATATTCTCCATACCGTGGGCCCAAGAATTGAATCTGACCGGGTCAGTCCCATCCGCCAAAATCTTCTTAAGCAGTCCTATCTTTCCTGCTTAAAAGAGGCCGATCGACTGGGGTTGACGAGCTTGGCTTTCCCATGTATTTCTACGGGCGAGTTCCACTTCCCTAATGATCTCGCTGCTCAAATTGCCTTCAATACAGTAAGAGACTATTTAAAGAAAAGCGGATCATCTTTGCAAGTGATTTTCAATGTTTATCTGGACCAAGACCTTCATTTATATCAGGACTTAATTGACAGAGTAGAAGGGGAAGAGTAG
- a CDS encoding deacetylase SIR2 yields MSDKETVWQALSQNYNNESGLLRALMEEAQAILVGIGAGMSAADGFTYVGERFEQAFPDFIEKFNLFDMLQASLYDYPSLEEYWAFASRFAIMNGIEQEAGKAYQHFNQYLQGKNYFIITTNADNAFPKAGYDMDKVHYYQGKYVLMQCKKHCQPVTYRDDALLYRMAKDQENMRIPSELVPYCPNCGAPLELNKRTAENGMVEDKDWQVHQAAYEDFVKENQYDKILYLEIGVGNTTPQFIRQPFQAWTKENPKALYVMMNQKPYHIPPSIKSQSLRLTDDIQKTLCEL; encoded by the coding sequence ATGAGTGATAAAGAAACAGTTTGGCAAGCTTTAAGCCAAAATTATAATAATGAATCAGGCCTTTTGCGGGCCTTAATGGAAGAAGCCCAGGCTATCTTGGTGGGGATCGGTGCTGGCATGTCAGCTGCTGACGGTTTTACCTATGTGGGTGAACGTTTTGAGCAGGCCTTTCCTGACTTTATTGAAAAGTTTAATTTGTTTGATATGCTGCAAGCATCACTTTACGATTACCCCAGTCTGGAAGAATATTGGGCTTTTGCCAGTCGCTTTGCCATTATGAATGGGATTGAACAAGAAGCTGGTAAGGCTTACCAACATTTTAACCAATATCTTCAAGGTAAAAATTACTTTATTATTACCACCAATGCTGATAACGCCTTTCCTAAGGCTGGCTATGACATGGATAAGGTACACTACTACCAAGGTAAGTATGTCCTCATGCAGTGTAAAAAGCATTGCCAGCCAGTGACCTATCGCGATGACGCCTTGCTCTACCGCATGGCTAAGGATCAAGAAAATATGCGGATCCCTAGTGAACTCGTTCCTTATTGCCCAAATTGCGGCGCCCCCTTGGAGTTAAATAAGCGGACGGCAGAAAATGGCATGGTAGAGGATAAGGATTGGCAGGTTCACCAAGCAGCCTATGAAGACTTTGTTAAGGAAAATCAATATGACAAGATACTTTATTTAGAAATTGGTGTGGGAAATACTACTCCACAATTTATTCGCCAACCTTTCCAAGCTTGGACTAAGGAAAATCCCAAGGCTTTATATGTGATGATGAACCAAAAACCTTATCATATTCCACCATCCATAAAATCCCAAAGCTTACGGCTAACCGACGATATTCAAAAAACATTATGTGAACTTTAA
- a CDS encoding lipoate--protein ligase, translating to MYLIDLKRDGQRIYDGALALAAQVYAQSHIFLDEDILFPYMCDPKVEIGKYQNARAEVNQDYIDQENIQVVRRDTGGGAVYCDRGAINVCFLADHKSNDLFGNFEKMYQPGIKALEDMGVEGLHTKGRNDMYLGDKKVSGAAMTLVGDRVYGGFSLLFDIDAEAMVKSLNPNQKKIISKGIKSVKSRVAPIRPALAPEFQAMSMDELFEALVCRLFGVEDFGQIKQYELTEEDWQGIDQLAKEKYKNWDWNYGKAPQYTYNRDDHFDQVGTVEISIEVVDGKISQCKIWGDFFGQADIAELEKQLTGVKMRRDDLLKALEKVQLENYISHMTPELLVDLILS from the coding sequence ATGTATTTAATTGATTTAAAACGTGATGGTCAACGGATTTATGACGGGGCATTAGCCTTGGCAGCTCAAGTCTATGCCCAAAGCCATATTTTCTTGGATGAGGACATTCTCTTTCCTTATATGTGTGACCCTAAAGTAGAAATTGGTAAGTATCAAAATGCCCGGGCTGAGGTCAACCAAGACTATATCGACCAAGAAAATATTCAAGTGGTCCGCCGCGATACTGGTGGTGGAGCAGTTTACTGTGACCGTGGCGCCATCAATGTCTGCTTCTTAGCTGACCACAAATCCAATGATTTATTTGGTAATTTCGAAAAAATGTACCAACCAGGTATCAAGGCTCTAGAGGACATGGGGGTCGAAGGTTTACACACCAAAGGCCGTAATGATATGTACCTAGGCGATAAGAAGGTGTCGGGCGCTGCCATGACCTTAGTCGGTGATCGGGTCTATGGTGGATTTTCCCTCCTCTTTGACATTGATGCTGAAGCCATGGTGAAGTCCTTAAACCCCAACCAAAAGAAAATTATTTCTAAGGGGATTAAGTCGGTCAAGAGTCGGGTCGCACCTATTCGTCCAGCCCTAGCACCAGAATTTCAAGCCATGTCCATGGATGAGCTCTTTGAGGCCTTAGTTTGCCGCCTCTTTGGTGTAGAGGACTTCGGACAAATTAAACAATATGAATTAACTGAGGAAGATTGGCAAGGAATTGACCAATTAGCTAAGGAAAAATATAAGAATTGGGATTGGAACTATGGCAAGGCTCCTCAATACACTTACAACCGTGATGACCACTTTGACCAAGTAGGGACCGTTGAAATTTCAATTGAAGTCGTGGATGGTAAGATTAGCCAATGCAAGATTTGGGGCGATTTCTTTGGTCAAGCGGATATCGCTGAATTAGAAAAGCAATTAACCGGTGTGAAGATGCGTCGAGACGACCTATTAAAGGCACTGGAAAAGGTCCAACTTGAGAATTATATCAGTCATATGACGCCTGAACTACTGGTTGACTTGATTCTCTCTTAA
- a CDS encoding TIGR00730 family Rossman fold protein, whose protein sequence is MKITVYCGSNLGINERYEHLIWQLGEWIGQNNHQLVYGGGRTGLMGTIATAASQSGSQVIGIIPLVLVEAEVANYDIHHLEVVDTMNQRKEKLMELADAMIVFPGGLGTMEELFDSLVWKRLGKKQTPIIIYNVDHFYDVLHSLLKTMVSEAFMPQEELDQIHFVSSLAEIETILNH, encoded by the coding sequence ATGAAAATTACGGTTTACTGTGGGTCCAATTTAGGGATCAATGAACGTTATGAACACCTGATCTGGCAATTAGGTGAATGGATTGGCCAGAATAATCACCAGTTGGTCTATGGCGGTGGTCGGACTGGTTTAATGGGAACCATTGCCACTGCAGCCAGCCAAAGCGGTAGTCAAGTGATCGGAATTATACCCCTAGTCCTAGTCGAGGCCGAAGTCGCCAATTACGATATCCATCACTTAGAGGTCGTTGATACCATGAATCAACGCAAAGAAAAACTGATGGAATTAGCCGACGCCATGATTGTCTTTCCCGGGGGCTTGGGAACCATGGAAGAACTCTTCGACAGTTTGGTCTGGAAACGTCTAGGTAAAAAGCAGACCCCCATCATTATTTACAACGTTGACCACTTCTATGACGTCCTCCACTCCCTCCTCAAGACTATGGTATCCGAAGCCTTCATGCCCCAAGAAGAATTAGACCAAATCCACTTTGTCTCTTCCCTCGCTGAAATCGAGACGATTCTCAACCACTAA
- a CDS encoding D-2-hydroxyacid dehydrogenase, translated as MTKIYMYGVSEQEEDLAKKWGEDNNVELTLDADILSEATVDRCEGYDGVSTYQYTPLEDSVYPVLKSFGIKNIAQRMAGFDPYNLELAAENDVIISNVPAYSPESIAEYTLAQALNAIRKLYTVRDHSNHHDFRESLYIRGQRLGTKTVAILGTGRIGQATARLFKGFGCKILGYDLYPNDKLGDLLEYRDTPEECVKEADIISLHLPSTDDTYHLFNADLLKQCKEGAVIINAGRGALIDTDALLDALDAGHLQAAMLDTYENEFDYVKHDWSHKGIVDQTFLRLLHHPAVSYTPHIAYYTDESVQNMVFHALNATKSVIETGDTELRVN; from the coding sequence ATGACTAAGATTTATATGTATGGTGTCAGCGAACAAGAAGAAGATCTCGCTAAAAAATGGGGCGAAGACAACAATGTTGAATTAACCCTTGACGCAGATATTCTTTCTGAAGCAACTGTTGACCGTTGTGAAGGCTACGATGGGGTATCTACCTACCAATATACTCCTTTAGAAGACAGTGTTTACCCAGTTTTAAAGAGCTTTGGTATTAAGAACATTGCTCAACGTATGGCTGGTTTCGACCCTTACAACCTTGAATTAGCTGCTGAAAATGACGTGATCATTTCTAATGTGCCAGCTTATTCACCAGAATCCATTGCTGAATACACTCTAGCACAAGCCTTAAACGCTATCCGTAAATTATATACCGTTAGAGATCACTCTAACCACCATGATTTCAGAGAATCTCTCTATATCCGTGGACAACGTTTAGGGACTAAGACCGTTGCTATCTTAGGTACTGGCCGTATTGGTCAAGCAACTGCTCGTCTTTTCAAAGGCTTCGGCTGCAAAATCCTTGGTTACGACCTCTATCCAAATGACAAATTAGGGGACTTATTGGAATACCGTGACACACCAGAAGAATGTGTGAAAGAAGCCGACATTATTTCCCTTCACTTACCTTCAACTGATGACACCTATCATTTATTTAACGCTGACTTACTCAAACAATGTAAGGAAGGCGCTGTGATTATCAATGCTGGTCGTGGGGCTTTAATTGACACTGACGCTTTACTTGATGCTCTTGATGCAGGTCATTTACAAGCTGCTATGTTAGACACCTATGAAAACGAATTCGACTATGTCAAACATGACTGGTCACATAAGGGGATTGTTGACCAAACCTTCTTACGTTTATTACACCACCCAGCAGTATCCTACACCCCACATATTGCCTACTATACTGATGAATCTGTTCAAAACATGGTCTTCCATGCTTTGAATGCTACAAAATCAGTGATTGAAACTGGCGATACTGAATTACGTGTTAACTAA
- a CDS encoding LysM peptidoglycan-binding domain-containing protein yields MSDSQGPSFSWRKLVQEILATLKSLIKMLARLVYYLIDQLTRILLPLFKRIDQGLPHRNKQNKDQDSPFKHQVQEKVNSQLQPGLTPLKSFWQKLAKPLQWGVALGILGLVFFLASPNYQGTTSDNPLNLKVQSSQLAGQDHYQADNWEIDQDDVSVYHGPEEKEPVDQALTTKDQDHAPAILDEKVAQYESKRARYPRRATKIKRSEEVKTTDSNLAQESIEPDSSNPGSEYPSQSPKTEESQVQAGGSYQVQAGDSLYRIAQDHGMTVDELMDLNGMTRPALMPGQRIKVK; encoded by the coding sequence ATGTCAGATTCACAAGGGCCCAGTTTTTCCTGGCGCAAGTTGGTCCAGGAAATCCTAGCCACCCTCAAATCCCTCATTAAGATGCTGGCCCGCCTAGTTTATTATCTCATTGACCAGCTGACCCGCATCCTGCTACCACTTTTTAAGAGAATTGACCAGGGCCTGCCTCACAGAAACAAACAAAACAAGGATCAAGACAGTCCGTTCAAGCATCAAGTCCAAGAAAAGGTCAATAGCCAACTCCAGCCTGGCTTAACTCCTCTTAAAAGCTTCTGGCAAAAACTGGCTAAACCTCTCCAATGGGGAGTAGCCCTTGGCATTTTGGGACTAGTCTTCTTCCTAGCAAGCCCTAACTATCAGGGTACGACAAGTGATAATCCCTTAAATCTCAAGGTGCAATCCTCACAACTAGCTGGCCAAGACCATTACCAAGCTGATAACTGGGAGATTGACCAAGACGATGTCTCAGTTTATCATGGTCCAGAGGAAAAGGAGCCAGTCGACCAGGCCTTGACCACTAAAGACCAGGACCATGCCCCAGCTATTCTCGACGAAAAAGTCGCCCAGTATGAGTCTAAACGAGCTCGTTACCCAAGAAGGGCAACAAAAATAAAGCGATCAGAGGAAGTAAAAACGACGGATTCCAATCTGGCACAAGAGTCCATTGAGCCAGATAGCTCAAATCCTGGCAGTGAGTATCCCTCCCAGTCTCCTAAGACAGAAGAGAGCCAGGTCCAAGCTGGAGGCAGCTACCAAGTTCAGGCTGGCGATAGTCTCTATCGCATTGCCCAAGACCATGGCATGACGGTCGACGAGCTCATGGACTTAAACGGCATGACCAGGCCTGCACTTATGCCTGGTCAAAGGATTAAAGTCAAATAA